A window of Hymenobacter siberiensis genomic DNA:
GCCCCGAAATCACAAAAGCAGTAACCGCTATTTTTGCTGCCGCCCAGGTGCCCATCGAGTGGGAGGAGCAGAACGCCGGCCAGACCACGTTCGACCAGTCGGGCGAGCTGATTCCGAATTCTTTGCTCAAGTCACTGGAAAAGAATAAGGTGGCCCTCAAAGGCCCGATTACTACGCCCGTGGGCAAGGGCTTCCGTAGCATCAACGTGACGCTGCGCCAGAAGTACGACCTTTACCAGAACGTGCGACCCAGCAAAACCACGGCCGGCATTCATACCCGCTACGAGGGCATCGACCTCGTGCTGTTTCGCGAAAATACCGAGGGCCTGTACTCGGGCCTCGAAGTATGGGATGAGCGCCTCGGCATTGCCGATGCCATTGCCCGCGTCACGGTGGAAGGCTCGCGCAAAATCTGCCGCGCCGCCTTCGCCTACGCCGCCAAGCACGGCCGCAAAAAGGTGACGCTGGCCCACAAAGCCAACATCATTAAAATGGCCGGTACGCTGATGCTCAACGCCTGCAAAGAGGCCAGCAATGAGTTTCCACAAATTGTGTTCGAGGACAAAATCATCGACAACATGTGCATGCAGCTCGTGAACAAGCCCGAGCAGTTCGACGTGATTGTGACCACCAACCTATTCGGCGACCTGCTGTCCGACCTCTGCGCCGGCCTGGTGGGCGGCCTGGGCGTGGTAGCCGGCGCCAACATCGGCGACAACATGGCCATTTTTGAGGCGGTACACGGCTCGGCCCCCGACATTGCCGGCCAAGGCAAAGCCAACCCCACGGCCCTGCTCCGCTCGGCCATTATGATGCTGCACCACCTCGGCGAGCACGCCAAGGCGGAACAAATAGACAAAGCCTTGGAAGCCACCCTCATGAACCAGGAAGAGTGCACTGGTGACCTCGGCGGCAAAGCCAGCACCAGCCAGTTCGCCCAAAGCATTATCGACAAACTGTAATTTTTGGTTATCGTGCTTCATAGGCCCAGCATGACAACCAACTTTAGATTTTCTATGAAACAGTACCTGATTCTGGCCGCCGCCTTATCCTTGGCAGCCTGCAACCGCGACAAAGCCCCCGAAGCGGGCACTGCTGGCATCAACGCCGCCGCAACCGTGGAAACCGACGCGGCTAACCCCACCGTGGACAACCCCAACGTGGTGAGCGACAACGAAACGCCCAACCCCAACGCCCCGGTGATGAAATTTGCCGAAGCCGAGTTTGACTTCGGCGACATTCAGCCCGATTCCAAAGTTCACCACACGTTTACCTTTACCAACACCGGCAAGTCGCCGCTGCTGATTGAAGATGCTACCGCTTCCTGCGGCTGCACCACGCCCAGCTGGACCAAGGAGCCCGTGGCTCCCGGGGCCGAAGGCAAGATGGAAGTGCAGTTTGATAGCCGGGGCAAGCAGGGCATCATCAGCAAGCAGGTAGCGATACGGGCCAACACCCAGCCCGGCATCACCACCCTGCTCATCAAAGGCAACGTACTCACTCCCAAGGCTAATTAGCCATCCACGCTTTTCATTCAAACGCCATGTTTCTGACTTTTTTACTGAAAGCGGCCGGTGGGGCCGACTACGCCCAGCCGCTGTTTCTGCTGATTGCCGCTGGCGTCTTCTATTTTTTTATGATTCGGCCGCAACAGAAGCGGGCCACCGATGCCAAAACCTTCCGCCAGTCGCTGGCTAAGGGTTCGCGCATTGTCACTATCGGTGGCCTGCACGGGCTGGTGGTGGAGCTCACCGACGACACCGTGGTGGTGGAGGTGGACCGAGGCACCAAGCTGCGCTTCGACCGCTCGGCCATTGCCCGCGAAGTAGGCAACAAAGCCAACACCGGCACTGGAGCCGACACCATCGGGGCCGCTTAACTCATGGACGGGCCGCTGAATCGGGCAGGCTGGCTGCTGCGCTGGTTCGTGCGGCCCTTTGCGGGCCAGGAGCCCAGCTTTTACCGGGCCATCACGGCCTGCCTGCTCGCGGCGGGCCTGTTCTGGCAAATGAATGCCCTGAACAAAACCTACACCACCCGCCTGAACTACCCACTGGCCTGGCACTACGACTCGGTGCACTACGTGCCAATGCGGTCCTTACCGACGGCACTACCCGTCACGGTTACGGGCCAGGGCTGGCGACTGCTGCGGGCCAACCTGGGCTGGGGCACCCACCCCGCCGACCTGCGCCCCGTGCCACTGCCCGGCACCCGCTACCTGCCCGCCACCGCCTGGCGCCGGGGCCTGCAAAACGCGCTGGAAGGCGTGCAGATAACCGAGTGGGCCGGCGATACCCTGCGCCTCACCTTCGACCGCTATGCCAGCCGCCGGCTGCCGCTGGCCCTGCCTCCCGACTCGGCCAGGCGCTACAGGGCCAGCTTCACGCCCGCCATGGTTACGTTTCGGGGGCCGGCCAGCCTAGTGCAGGCGCTGCCCAACCCCTACCCCATTGCACCGCCCCAGGCTTCGGCCCCAGGCAAGGCGGAGGAAGTAGAGGTTGAGGCCATTGTGGTTACGCCGGCCCGCATCCGAGCGTCTGTGCCCACGGTGCAGCTACGCCAGACGCGGCGATAGTTTCAGCTGCTTGTTCACATAAATCTCAGTTTTCCTCATGCTACGCATCGGCATCACCGGCGGAATCGGCTCGGGCAAAAGCATTGTCAGCCGCTTGTTTCATGCGCTGGGCGTGCCCATCTACGATGCCGATACGCGCGCCCGCTGGGTGATGGAAAACGATGCGCAACTACGGGCGCAGCTCATCGCCGCCTTCGGCCCTGCTACGTATGATGCCGCCGGCCGCCTCAACCGGCCCGTGCTGGCCGGCACCGTGTTCAACAACCCGGGGCTGCTGGCCCAGCTCAATGGCTTGGTGCATCCGCACGTAGGCACCGATTTTGAGCGATGGGCCGTAGCACAGGCACGGGCCGGCCACGCCTACGTGCTAAAAGAAGCCGCACTGCTGTTTGAGGCCGGCTCCTACAAGCAGCTCGACCGCGTCATCACCGTATTTGCGCCGCTGGCGGTGCGGGCGGCCCGCGTACTGCGCCGCGACCCGCACCGCTCGGCCGCCGATGTGCAGGCCATCATGGCCAAGCAGCTTAGCGAGGAGGAGAAAATGGCACGGGCCGACTACGTGCTCACCAACGACGATGTGCTGCCCCTGCTGCCGCAGGTGCTGGCCCTGCACGCAGCCTTCGGGGTTCGGCCAGCCACCCTATAAATAAAGAAAGGCTACCTCTTGCGAGGCAGCCTTGTCCTTCGGACGCTGGTAGCTTAGATGCGGGCGGAGTAATCCTCCAGGGTATCAATCACTTTCAGGAGCTGGGGCACCGCCAGCGAATAATAAATCTTCGTGCCGACTTTGCTGGACTTCAACACGCCCCGGTCTTTGAGGGTGATGAGGTGCTGCGAGGCAATGGCTTGGGGCAAGTCGAGGGCCTGGTAAATATCGGTCACCGACATTTGGCTGTCTTTGCCCTTTGTCTTCCCTAGTAGGTCCACAATGGCAAGCCGCTTAGGATGAGATAGAACCTTGAGCATAGCCGCGGCGCGGTCCAACTGTTGCGCTTCTACACGCGAATGCAATGGTTTCATGAAATCGATAAAAAGTGAAGGGAGAAGTGGAAGAGTAGAATAAGTGCAATACAGTAGTACTACATATGTAGTTCCGAACCATTACGCAAAATAGGGATAAAGGGGTTTGTTATTCCTAAAATACTATAATATTTATTCATTTTTATTTCTTGCTGAAATGCTATTTCCGACGTCCACCCACTTCGGGGGCGGGCGCTACCTTTGCGGGTCTGCTTATTGGCAGATTCTTTCACTATTCCCACCCTATGCTTGACCTCCTCACCAAGTTTGAAAACAAGCGCCCCGAAATCGTCTTCGAATGGAAAGACGCCGAAACCGAAGCCGAAGGCTGGGTCGTTATCAACTCCTTGCGGGGCGGAGCCGCCGGCGGTGGCACCCGCATGCGCAAGGGCCTGGATAAGCGCGAAGTAGAAAGCCTGGCCAAAACGATGGAGGTCAAGTTCACGGTATCCGGGCCGGCCATTGGCGGGGCCAAGTCAGGCATCAACTTCGACCCGCAGGACCCCCGCAAGCGCGGCGTGCTGGAGCGCTGGTACCGCGCCGTGTTCCCGCTGCTAAAAAATTATTATGGCACCGGCGGCGACCTAAACGTGGATGAGATTCACGAAGTCATCGCCATTACCGAGGAATACGGCCTCTGGCACCCGCAGGAAGGCGTGGTGAACGGCCACTACCACGCCACCGAGCCCCAGAAAATTCAGAAGCTCGGCCAACTCCGCCAAGGCGTTATCAAGGTGGTGGAAGATGCCACCTTCTCGCCCAATCTGGCCCGCAAGTACACCGTGGCCGACCTCATCACCGGCTACGGCGTGGCCGAGGGCGTGCGTCACTACTACCGCCTCTGGCCCGGCACCGAGCTGCGCGGGCAGCGTGCCATCATCCAGGGCTGGGGCAATGTGGGCGCGGCGGCGGCCTATTACCTGGCCGGCCAGGGCGTGCGCATTGTGGGCATTATCGACCGGGCCGGCGGGCTGCTGAACGCCGAGGGCTTCGGGCTGGAAGAAATCCGGGCGCTGCTGCTGGCCCGCCAGGGCAATGCGCTCACGACCGACAACTTGCTCTCCTTCGAGGAAGTGAACGAGAAAGTGTGGTCCATGGGGGCCGATATTTTTATTCCAGCCGCTTCGTCGCGCCTCGTGGCGCGTGGGCAGGTAGAGCAGCTACTGGCCGGCGGCCTCAAGGTGATTAGCTGCGGGGCCAACGTGCCGTTTGCCGACCCCGAGATTTTCTTCGGCCCCACCGGCGTCTTTGCCGACGAGCGCACGGCCGTTATCCCCGATTTTATTGCCAACTGCGGCATGGCCCGCGTGTTTGCTTACCTCATGGAAACCGGCGCCGAAATCACCGACCAAGCCATTTTTGCCGATACGTCGCGCATCATCGGCGCGGCCCTGGAGCGCACCCACGCCGAGAACGCACAGCCCACCGGCATTGCGCAGCGCTCGTTCGAAATGGCACTGCGCCAGCTGGTATAGGGTTATTTGGTGCTATCCAATTCGTCAGGCTGCGCTGCGCTGTGCCTGACGAATTGGATAGCACCAAATCCTTTCAACCCACAGCATTTTTATTTGATAACAATTCGATAACTTTGACGCCCTACTTTTGGTCGCCCCGCATCCGGGGCGATTTTGCTTTTGAAGGAATTCCCAATTGAATAATATGTCTACAATCAAAAAAGCTAAGACCAGCAAAACCAAACTCTCCGACGACATGCTGAATGCCGGCAGCGGCAAGACCATCACGCAACCCAACGTCAACGACGACAAGCTCACCTCCATCACGGAGATGCGCCAAACCACCAATGGCCAGACCGCCATGGCCATCGATGATGAGCAGCGCCTGCGCAAAGCCTTCGTGGACAAGGACTGGAACGAGATTAAAATCGCCGACTCCTGGCAGATTTTCAAGGTGATGGCCGAGTTCGTGGAGGGCTTCGAGAAGATGTCCAAAATTGGTCCTTGCGTGAGCATCTTCGGCTCGGCCCGCACCAAGCCCGACAACCCTTACTACCAGCTGGCCGAGGAAATTGCCTCGAAGCTGGTGCGTCACGGCTACGGCGTTATCACGGGCGGCGGCCCCGGCATCATGGAAGCCGGCAATAAGGGCGCCCGCGCCGAGGGCGGTAAGTCGGTGGGCCTCAATATTGAGTTGCCCTTCGAGCAAACCCACAACATCTACATCGACCAGGACAAGTGCATCGACTTCGACTACTTCTTTGTGCGGAAGGTGATGTTTGTGAAGTACGCGCAGGCCTTTGTGGGCATGCCCGGCGGTTTCGGCACCCTCGACGAACTGTTTGAGGCCATGACGCTAATTCAGACCAAAAAAATCAGCCGCTTCCCCATCGTACTGGTGGGCTCGGCCTACTGGAACGGCCTGTTTAAGTGGATTGAGGACGTGATGCTGCACGAGGAGCACAACATCTCGGCCGAGGACATGCAGCTGGTGCAGATTGTGGACGACGCGAGCGAAGCCGTGAAAATCATCGACGACTTCTACCACAAGTACCTGTTGTCGCCGAACTTCTAGGACCACGGATTTTTCGGATTTTAGCGGATTTCACGGATTTTGTAGTCGGTACTATTCGGTTTCGAAACCATTGCATTGGAAAGCCGCTTCTTCGGGAGCGGCTTTTTTTGTTACTAGCTTCGTTCGTTTGCCGCCGGTTTGGCGGGTTTTCTCTTATGTCATCAACTGCTGCCGCCACTAATTCAGAATTTGATTACCTCATTGTGGGCGGCGGCGCGGCGGGGCTTAGCCTGGCGTACCACATTGCGCAGGAACCCCGGCTGGCCGGCAAGAAAGTCCTGATTATTGAGCCCGATGCCAAGATGCAGAACGACCGCACCTGGTCGTTCTGGGCCGATGAGCCGGGGATGTTCGACGACATTGTGGCGCACGAGTGGCGCAAAATAGCTTTCCGTAGCCCCGGCTTCGAGCGCGTGATTGACCTGGGCCGCTACCGCTACAAAACCATCAACGGGCTGGATTACTACCGCTTCGTGCAGAAGGCGCTGGCTGATAATCCGCAATTCACGCGGGTGCACGGCAATGTCGAGCAGTTGGAAAACACACCGGCTGGCACACACGCCACCACGGCGAATGGCGATGCCTACACCGCCCGCTACGCCTTCGACAGCCGCCCGCCCAACTTAGCGCAGCTGCGGCAGCCCGAGAAGCATCGCTACCTGCTACAGCACTTCGTGGGCTGGGAAATCGAAACCGAATCCGACGTTTTCGACCCCGCCACGGTGGAGTTCATGGACTTTCGCGGCGCCCAGCAGCACGAGGCCCGGTTTATTTACGTGCTGCCTTTCTCACCACGCAAAGCCTTGGTTGAATACACGTTGTTTTCGGGAACCGTATTACCCAAAGCGGAGTATGAAGCGGCAATCCGCACGTATCTGAGCGAAACCCTCGGGCTGAAAACGTACCGCATTGTGGCTGAGGAAGTAGGAGCAATTCCGATGACCGACCACCCGCTACCGGCCCGCAACGGCGCGCACATCATCAATCTGGGCACGCGGGGCGGGCGGGCCAAGCCCAGCACCGGCTACGCCTTCAAGCGCATTCAGCAGCACTCGGCGCGGCTGATAGCGGCGCTGGCCACCACCGGCCACCCACCCACCAACGCCACCGGCGATAAATGGCAGTTCCAACTGTTCGACACGCTCTTGCTCGACATCATGCAGCGGCGGGGCGAAACGACCCGCGACATCTTCCGGCAGCTCTTCGAGCGCAACCCGGTGGAGCGCATCTTCCGCTTTCTGGATGAGCAAACTTCCTGGGCCGATAACCTGCGGGTGATGAATTCGGTATCGGCGGGGCCGTTTATGCGGTCCATCGGGCAGGTCCTGCGCGGCCGACCGGGAAAAAGGAGTTAGGAGTGCAGAGTTAATGGGTAGGGCCATTGCACCAAATGCACAGTTAGCGTTGCTATAGTTGAGCTAATACTCACAACGCATTGACCAATAACATGCTTTGAACAAGGCAAGTTGTGAGGAGGCTGTTGTAACTATTTGAGCAACCAGTAAATCATTTCACCGAATCCTGGCGCTGGAAAGGGCCTTCCGATTCAGCAATCGACACATGTTTTTTTAAGCTCAACCAGAAAACGCTAACTGTGCATTTGGTGCAATGACCCTAGTTAATGGGTACTACAAACTCTTAACTCTGCACTCCTAACTCTTAACTCCCAACGGCGCCTGCTCCAGCCATGCTCGGGCCTCGCGCACCGTAGCTTCGGACAGGGGGCGTAGCTGCGGCTCCGGCTCCGAAAGGTTCAGTAGATAGCCGGTGAGGGCGGGCAGGTTGTCGAGGTCGTGGGTGCTGCACAGCACGGTTTTGCCCTGCTGGGTGGCCCAGTCGTGCACGAGGCTGAACACCTGGCGACGGTAGTACACATCAAGCTGCTGGGTGGGCTCATCGAGCAAATACACTTGCGCATCCTGCAGGCTGAGCTGGGCCAGCCACACCAGTTGCTGCTCGCCACCGGAGAGCTGGGTAAAATCGCGGGCGCCCAGATGGGCCATGCCCACTCGGGCTAAGGCAGCATCGGCCAATACATAATCAGCTAGTGAATAGGCGCTTAGCAAGCCGTGGTGGCGGTAGCGGCCCATCACCACCAGCTCGCGCACGGCAATGGCAAAGTCGAGGCTGCCGCGCTGCGGCAGGTAGCCCAACAGGCCAGCCGTCGCGGCGCGGCGCAGGTCGCGCACTTCGTGGCCGTGCAGCCTGACGCTGCCCTCATAGGGTAGCTGGCCTGTGAGTACCCGGAAAAGCGTGGTTTTGCCGCTGCCATTGTGTCCCACCACGGCCACGAAAGCCGGCGCGGGCAGGCACAAAAAAAGGTTGCGGACCAACACCCTACCGGGGTAGCCCGCAACCAAGTGTTGAATGTTGATTGTTGAGGGTTGAGGGTTGAGTGACGAATTATTACTCGTCAACAAGTCAATGTCATTCATTCAACCCTCAACATTTAACATTCAACACTTCTAATATTCGTCCTCGTTGAACATGAAGTCCTCCTTGGTCGGGTAGTCGGGCCATACTTCCTCGATGTTTTCGTAGGGCTGGCCGTCGTCTTCCAAGGCTTGCAGGTTCTCAACTACCTCCATGGGCGCACCCGAGCGGATAGAAAAGTCAATCAGTTCGTCTTTGGTGGCGGGCCAGGGAGCATCTTCCAGGTAGGAAGCAAGTTCGAGTGTCCAATACATAATGAAGCGGATAAAAAAGGGTTGGCGAAGGTAACAGTTTCCCGTCAAGATACAAACGGCGGGGCCGTTGAAACCGACAACACAAAATGTCGGCCAAGGTTAACCTGCCGTCTGCGCCTGTTGGCTGAACAAGTCAATAAGGTCGTTTTTCGTGCGAATTTTGCGCTCAAACGACCGGATTTTGGTTTGCAGCATCTGCAGGAAAGCATCGTTGGCGGCGCTGGGGCTGAGGTTGTCGAGGTTGGCACGCAGCGTGTTAAGCTCCTCGTGGTCGTCCTTGAGCAGCTCGCGCAGGGTGCTGGCCCGGAACCGGGCGCGCTCGGCCGGAGCAGTGGGCATGGGGGCCCCATCGGCGCGCTTGCGCAGGTGATATTCGAGGGCGCTGAGCTCAAAAATCTTATCACAGGCCACCATAAAACGCTGCCAGATGCGGTCCGACTCCTCGCCACGCACGGTGCCCACCTGCTTCCACTCGGCTTGCAGGGACTTGGCCTGATGAATGGCTTCCTGCGGCGGGATGGCCATCAGGGCTTCGGCGCGCTCGGCCAGGGAGCGTTTGCGGGCCAGCAGTACTTCGGGCGTGGCGGGGGCACCGGGCGCACCA
This region includes:
- a CDS encoding isocitrate/isopropylmalate dehydrogenase family protein, yielding MHLVTLIPGDGIGPEITKAVTAIFAAAQVPIEWEEQNAGQTTFDQSGELIPNSLLKSLEKNKVALKGPITTPVGKGFRSINVTLRQKYDLYQNVRPSKTTAGIHTRYEGIDLVLFRENTEGLYSGLEVWDERLGIADAIARVTVEGSRKICRAAFAYAAKHGRKKVTLAHKANIIKMAGTLMLNACKEASNEFPQIVFEDKIIDNMCMQLVNKPEQFDVIVTTNLFGDLLSDLCAGLVGGLGVVAGANIGDNMAIFEAVHGSAPDIAGQGKANPTALLRSAIMMLHHLGEHAKAEQIDKALEATLMNQEECTGDLGGKASTSQFAQSIIDKL
- a CDS encoding DUF1573 domain-containing protein, whose translation is MKQYLILAAALSLAACNRDKAPEAGTAGINAAATVETDAANPTVDNPNVVSDNETPNPNAPVMKFAEAEFDFGDIQPDSKVHHTFTFTNTGKSPLLIEDATASCGCTTPSWTKEPVAPGAEGKMEVQFDSRGKQGIISKQVAIRANTQPGITTLLIKGNVLTPKAN
- the yajC gene encoding preprotein translocase subunit YajC, with amino-acid sequence MFLTFLLKAAGGADYAQPLFLLIAAGVFYFFMIRPQQKRATDAKTFRQSLAKGSRIVTIGGLHGLVVELTDDTVVVEVDRGTKLRFDRSAIAREVGNKANTGTGADTIGAA
- a CDS encoding YbbR-like domain-containing protein yields the protein MDGPLNRAGWLLRWFVRPFAGQEPSFYRAITACLLAAGLFWQMNALNKTYTTRLNYPLAWHYDSVHYVPMRSLPTALPVTVTGQGWRLLRANLGWGTHPADLRPVPLPGTRYLPATAWRRGLQNALEGVQITEWAGDTLRLTFDRYASRRLPLALPPDSARRYRASFTPAMVTFRGPASLVQALPNPYPIAPPQASAPGKAEEVEVEAIVVTPARIRASVPTVQLRQTRR
- the coaE gene encoding dephospho-CoA kinase (Dephospho-CoA kinase (CoaE) performs the final step in coenzyme A biosynthesis.), with protein sequence MLRIGITGGIGSGKSIVSRLFHALGVPIYDADTRARWVMENDAQLRAQLIAAFGPATYDAAGRLNRPVLAGTVFNNPGLLAQLNGLVHPHVGTDFERWAVAQARAGHAYVLKEAALLFEAGSYKQLDRVITVFAPLAVRAARVLRRDPHRSAADVQAIMAKQLSEEEKMARADYVLTNDDVLPLLPQVLALHAAFGVRPATL
- a CDS encoding ArsR/SmtB family transcription factor, which codes for MKPLHSRVEAQQLDRAAAMLKVLSHPKRLAIVDLLGKTKGKDSQMSVTDIYQALDLPQAIASQHLITLKDRGVLKSSKVGTKIYYSLAVPQLLKVIDTLEDYSARI
- a CDS encoding Glu/Leu/Phe/Val dehydrogenase dimerization domain-containing protein; this encodes MLDLLTKFENKRPEIVFEWKDAETEAEGWVVINSLRGGAAGGGTRMRKGLDKREVESLAKTMEVKFTVSGPAIGGAKSGINFDPQDPRKRGVLERWYRAVFPLLKNYYGTGGDLNVDEIHEVIAITEEYGLWHPQEGVVNGHYHATEPQKIQKLGQLRQGVIKVVEDATFSPNLARKYTVADLITGYGVAEGVRHYYRLWPGTELRGQRAIIQGWGNVGAAAAYYLAGQGVRIVGIIDRAGGLLNAEGFGLEEIRALLLARQGNALTTDNLLSFEEVNEKVWSMGADIFIPAASSRLVARGQVEQLLAGGLKVISCGANVPFADPEIFFGPTGVFADERTAVIPDFIANCGMARVFAYLMETGAEITDQAIFADTSRIIGAALERTHAENAQPTGIAQRSFEMALRQLV
- a CDS encoding LOG family protein; this translates as MRQTTNGQTAMAIDDEQRLRKAFVDKDWNEIKIADSWQIFKVMAEFVEGFEKMSKIGPCVSIFGSARTKPDNPYYQLAEEIASKLVRHGYGVITGGGPGIMEAGNKGARAEGGKSVGLNIELPFEQTHNIYIDQDKCIDFDYFFVRKVMFVKYAQAFVGMPGGFGTLDELFEAMTLIQTKKISRFPIVLVGSAYWNGLFKWIEDVMLHEEHNISAEDMQLVQIVDDASEAVKIIDDFYHKYLLSPNF
- a CDS encoding lycopene cyclase family protein, coding for MSSTAAATNSEFDYLIVGGGAAGLSLAYHIAQEPRLAGKKVLIIEPDAKMQNDRTWSFWADEPGMFDDIVAHEWRKIAFRSPGFERVIDLGRYRYKTINGLDYYRFVQKALADNPQFTRVHGNVEQLENTPAGTHATTANGDAYTARYAFDSRPPNLAQLRQPEKHRYLLQHFVGWEIETESDVFDPATVEFMDFRGAQQHEARFIYVLPFSPRKALVEYTLFSGTVLPKAEYEAAIRTYLSETLGLKTYRIVAEEVGAIPMTDHPLPARNGAHIINLGTRGGRAKPSTGYAFKRIQQHSARLIAALATTGHPPTNATGDKWQFQLFDTLLLDIMQRRGETTRDIFRQLFERNPVERIFRFLDEQTSWADNLRVMNSVSAGPFMRSIGQVLRGRPGKRS
- a CDS encoding ABC transporter ATP-binding protein, which encodes MLVRNLFLCLPAPAFVAVVGHNGSGKTTLFRVLTGQLPYEGSVRLHGHEVRDLRRAATAGLLGYLPQRGSLDFAIAVRELVVMGRYRHHGLLSAYSLADYVLADAALARVGMAHLGARDFTQLSGGEQQLVWLAQLSLQDAQVYLLDEPTQQLDVYYRRQVFSLVHDWATQQGKTVLCSTHDLDNLPALTGYLLNLSEPEPQLRPLSEATVREARAWLEQAPLGVKS
- a CDS encoding DUF2795 domain-containing protein, giving the protein MYWTLELASYLEDAPWPATKDELIDFSIRSGAPMEVVENLQALEDDGQPYENIEEVWPDYPTKEDFMFNEDEY